In a genomic window of Thalassophryne amazonica chromosome 12, fThaAma1.1, whole genome shotgun sequence:
- the LOC117521445 gene encoding LOW QUALITY PROTEIN: transcriptional repressor p66 alpha-like (The sequence of the model RefSeq protein was modified relative to this genomic sequence to represent the inferred CDS: inserted 1 base in 1 codon), whose translation MSEEAVRQTRSQKRALERESAPQSIVSSNATIENKKPRLDLAEATEHAQTKAKPDADSILAQDSQSRTRFGSEPERGQELEQSRLPLSLVLPLTSKPVKDDRERTHRQTAESPSDNQTDCNDRASRTRTEPSVDTKNRLRLAEPKVSGGMLAAGEVKATIKLEVQTGEQPVDMSTSRGNIKKEKRPPTPEDDDDDVIILSDNDSPSPPMNGLSHFKELDTDLLMKSSPAERERIIKQLKEELRLEEAKLVLLKKLRQSQLQRDTLQKPSGQSGSSAPPPLIRGTITSSKGSQQILTGRSSGIVIPPPLVRGGQQVSSKHSSQIIMPPLVRGAQPISVSPQQIQALRQQQQQQQQQQLAVSGSSGPPPLLLGPRTSATTAQSQRGMVQAGLIRVGSASTLASSSSMKGSSLTSQSGSSGVSLVSVNDSPASRQAAAKLALRKQLEKTLLEIPPPKPPAPEFNFLPSAANNEFIYLVGLEEVVQNLLDTIHRGKTGIALSKAVTREPFVCTQCSTDFTSRWRQDKSKGGVVLCEDCMSSNQKKALKAEHTTRLKAAFVKALQQEQEIEQRIIQQTSSPVSHSTSASSSQSLKAEQIVSQQLKQAQARVSSLQHHHQASRGSTIVHHHSIKQSQGQLSHXQCFISGMRGVPHSFSSSSQLQSAVAAAALVSRPGKHTQLSHHSVQSSKVSRSGVGGGRNVSGGSSSSTAWKKQNNSNTGVTMAYVNPSLTGHKTSATVDARQREYLLDMIPSRSSISQAANTWK comes from the exons ATGTCTGAGGAGGCGGTCCGCCAGACACGCAGCCAGAAGAGGGCGCTGGAGAGGGAATCTGCTCCGCAATCTATAGTGTCCTCCAATGCTACCATTGAAAACAAAAAGCCTAGATTGGACTTGGCTGAAGCCACAGAACATGCACAAACTAAAGCTAAACCTGACGCCGACTCCATACTGGCACAGGACAGTCAGAGTCGGACTAGATTTGGATCCGAGCCCGAGAGGGGGCAGGAGCTAGAGCAGAGCCGGCTGCCCTTATCTTTAGTGTTACCTTTGACCTCCAAGCCAGTGAAGGATGATCGGGAGCGGACCCATAGACAAACAGCTGAATCCCCCTCAGACAATCAGACTGACTGCAACGACAGAGCCAGCAGGACGAGGACAGAACCCAGTGTGGATACAAAGAACCGGCTCCGCCTGGCCGAACCAAAGGTGTCTGGCGGCATGTTGGCTGCCGGAGAGGTGAAGGCCACCATTAAACTGGAAGTTCAGACGGGAGAGCAGCCTGTGGACATGAGCACCTCTCGAGG GAATATAAAAAAAGAGAAGCGCCCTCCAACGCCTGAAGATGATGACGACGATGTCATCATCTTGTCAGATAACGACTCCCCAAGTCCTCCGATGAATGGCTTGAGCCACTTTAAGGAGCTGGACACAGACCTGCTCATG AAGAGCTCCCCAGCTGAGAGGGAGCGCATTATTAAGCAGCTGAAAGAGGAGCTGAGACTGGAGGAGGCCAAGCTGGTGCTGCTGAAGAAGCTCAGACAGAGCCAGTTACAGAGGGACACTCTCCAGAAG CCTTCAGGTCAGTCAGGCTCCTCTGCACCACCTCCCCTGATTCGGGGGACAATTACAAGCAGCAAAGGCTCTCAGCAG ATTTTGACAGGCAGGAGTTCAGGCATCGTCATACCTCCTCCACTGGTGCGAGGAGGGCAGCAGGTGTCATCCAAACACAGTTCACAGATCATCATGCCTCCTCTGGTCAGAGGGGCACAG CCCATCTctgtgtctccacagcagatccaggctctccgccagcagcagcagcaacagcagcagcagcagttggCTGTGTCTGGAAGCTCAGGCCCCCCTCCTCTGCTGTTGGGACCCAGGACCTCAGCAACTACAGCCCAGAGCCAGAGAGGGATGGTCCAGGCAGGTCTCATCCGAGTGGGAAGTGCGAGTACCCTG GCCTCGTCATCCAGTATGAAGGGTTCGTCCTTGACATCCCAATCAGGAAGCAGTGGTGTTTCTCTGGTTAGTGTGAATGACTCTCCAGCCAGCCGCCAAGCTGCAGCTAAACTTGCCTTACGGAAACAACTGGAGAAGACCTTGCTGGAGATACCGCCACCTAAGCCGCCTGCCCCAGAGTTTAACTTCCTGCCGTCAGCAGCCAATAATGAGTTCATCTACCTGGTGGGACTAGAAGAAGTTGTACAGAATCTGCTAGATACCATCCACAGAG GAAAGACTGGCATAGCGCTCTCCAAGGCTGTTACCAGAGAACCCTTTGTCTGCACCCAGTGCAGCACCGACTTCACCTCCCGCTGGAGGCAAGACAAGAGTAAAGGTGGGGTGGTGCTCTGTGAAGACTGTATGTCATCCAATCAGAAAAAGGCTTTGAAAGCAGAGCACACCACTCGACTGAAAGCTGCGTTTGTAAAAGCGCTGCAGCAAGAGCAGGAAATAGAGCAGCGTATCATTCAGCAGACTTCCTCACCAGTCTCGCACAGCACCTCGGCGTCTTCGTCTCAGTCACTGAAGGCAGAGCAGATCGTGTCTCAGCAGCTTAAGCAGGCTCAGGCCAGAGTGTCTTCCCTCCAGCACCACCACCAGGCCAGCCGAGGATCCACCATTGTTCACCATCACTCCATCAAGCAG AGCCAGGGCCAGCTCTCCC GGCAGTGTTTCATCAGTGGGATGAGGGGTGTCCCCCACTCCTTCTCTTCCTCCTCCCAGCTGCAGAGCGCAGTGGCGGCCGCAGCGCTGGTCAGTCGGCCAGGTAAGCATACTCAACTTTCCCACCACTCTGTCCAGAGTTCAAAGGTGAGCCGCAGTGGAGTCGGCGGTGGCAGGAATGTCAGCGGAGGTAGTTCCTCATCCACTGCATGGAAGAAGCAGAACAACAGCAACACAG GAGTAACCATGGCATATGTGAACCCTAGCCTGACAGGTCACAAAACGTCTGCCACCGTCGATGCTCGCCAGAGGGAGTACCTGCTGGACATGATCCCCTCTCGCTCATCAATTTCACAGGCGGCAAACACGTGGAAATAA